The Delphinus delphis chromosome 2, mDelDel1.2, whole genome shotgun sequence genome contains a region encoding:
- the LOC138413946 gene encoding tigger transposable element-derived protein 1-like, which produces MSGSKRKSSSDVARTAKKCQAIMMETKVKIIERVEQGEKMVDVAHSYNMNHSTISTTLKNKDKIMEHVTSAVPMMSIIISKKLGKVMEEMEKLLKKAKSLYEDLKKKHGEESEGTSFNASHGWFHRFKARANLHNVKVSGEPASTDTVAAREFPEMLLQEIIDEGAYLPEQVFNVDETGLYWKRMPD; this is translated from the exons atgtctggaagcaagcgtaaaagcagcagtgatgtagctcgtactgctaagaagtgccaagcaataatgatggaaacaaaagtgaaaataattgagagagtggagcaaGGTGAAAAGATGGTAGATGTCGctcattcttataacatgaatcattCAACCATCAGCACGActctaaagaacaaggacaagatcatggaacatgtgaCATCAGCTGTGCCGATGATGTCGATAATAATATCAAAGAAGcttggaaaagtgatggaggagatggagaaacttctca agaaagctaaaagcctttatgaagacttgaagaagaagcACGGTGAAGAATCAGAGGGCacatcttttaatgccagccatggctggtttcatcggttcaaggctagagccaaccttcacaaTGTAAAAGTAAGTGGCGAGCCAGCGAGTACAGATACGGTagctgccagggaatttcctgaaatgcttcttcaagaaattattgatgaaggcGCATATTTACCtgagcaggtttttaatgtggatgagacaggactatactggaagaggatgccagattga